One genomic region from Nerophis ophidion isolate RoL-2023_Sa unplaced genomic scaffold, RoL_Noph_v1.0 HiC_scaffold_33, whole genome shotgun sequence encodes:
- the LOC133546600 gene encoding oocyte zinc finger protein XlCOF8.4-like isoform X1: MKTNHLSPHSFITVQTLKKNLYPMSRRRNHSPPTYARKKRYHIPSTAKREERSHTPPHIKEEGETPQTHNVKLTLHIKGQAEDPLILHIKNEEEDPLTPHFKEQENLLTPHIKKEEEDPLTPYFKEEEEDQEPPHIKEEEEEEGISQPKWLEEFPVTGVPVKSEGDEVKGESEERGGGEPPSSSSTQHMTTEADGDHCGGSQADKLLAPLSDSEDTTSHSPDTDDEDSKDDKTCHTDNTHFTSSHCHKTFQYHCSLKTHMRTHTGEKPFSCSLCSKGFRQSINLKVHMRTHTGEKPFSCSTCGKGFAQSQDVKRHMRTHTGEKAFSCSICGKGFTRSTDVKRHMRTHTGKKSHSCSICNRSFCDRSNFVAHMRRHPGEKVLSCSVCGERLSSKYQCKKHKCAGENSSSK; the protein is encoded by the exons atgaagacaaaccacctgagtcctcacagcttcatcacagtccaa acgtTGAAGAAGAACCTCTACCCCATGAGCAGGAgaaggaaccacagtcccccaaCATACGCGAgaaagaagaggtaccacattcccagcacagcaaagagggaggagaggagccacacccccccccacattaaagaggaaggcgagacgccacagacccataatgttaaactgacccttcacattaaagggcaagcggaggacccactgatcttacacatcaaaaatgaagaggaggacccactgacccctcactttaaggagcaagagaacctgctgacccctcacattaaaaaggaagaggaggacccactgacaccctactttaaagaggaagaggaggaccaagagccgccgcacattaaagaggaagaggaggaagagggcatcagtcagcctaaatggttggaggagttcccagtgactggtgtccctgtgaagagtgaaggtgatgaggtgaaaggtgaaagtgaggagaggggagggggggagcctccaagcagcagctcaacacaacacatgacaacagaagctgatggagaccactgtggaggatcacaagcagacaagctcttagctccactatcagatagtgaggacacaacgtcacactctcctgacactgatgatgaagactctaaagatgataagacatgtcacactgacaacactcacttcacatcttctcactgtcacaaaacctttcaataccattgtagtctgaaaacacacatgagaacacacactggagaaaaacctttttcttgttcactctgcagtaaaggttttagacaaagtatcaatttgaaagtacacatgagaacacacactggtgaaaaacctttttcctgttcaacctgtggtaaaggttttgcacaaagtcaggatgtgaaaagacacatgagaacacacactggtgaaaaagctttttcctgttcaatctgtggtaaaggttttacaagaagtacagatgtgaaaagacacatgagaacacacactgggaaAAAAtcgcattcctgttcaatctgcaacagaagcttttgtgaccgatcaaactttgtagcacacatgagaagacacccaggagagaaagtgttgagttgcagtgtgtgtggtgaaagattgtcttctaagtaccagtgtaagaaacacaagtgtgctggtgagaacagcagcagcaaatga
- the LOC133546600 gene encoding oocyte zinc finger protein XlCOF8.4-like isoform X2, with protein MSRRRNHSPPTYARKKRYHIPSTAKREERSHTPPHIKEEGETPQTHNVKLTLHIKGQAEDPLILHIKNEEEDPLTPHFKEQENLLTPHIKKEEEDPLTPYFKEEEEDQEPPHIKEEEEEEGISQPKWLEEFPVTGVPVKSEGDEVKGESEERGGGEPPSSSSTQHMTTEADGDHCGGSQADKLLAPLSDSEDTTSHSPDTDDEDSKDDKTCHTDNTHFTSSHCHKTFQYHCSLKTHMRTHTGEKPFSCSLCSKGFRQSINLKVHMRTHTGEKPFSCSTCGKGFAQSQDVKRHMRTHTGEKAFSCSICGKGFTRSTDVKRHMRTHTGKKSHSCSICNRSFCDRSNFVAHMRRHPGEKVLSCSVCGERLSSKYQCKKHKCAGENSSSK; from the coding sequence ATGAGCAGGAgaaggaaccacagtcccccaaCATACGCGAgaaagaagaggtaccacattcccagcacagcaaagagggaggagaggagccacacccccccccacattaaagaggaaggcgagacgccacagacccataatgttaaactgacccttcacattaaagggcaagcggaggacccactgatcttacacatcaaaaatgaagaggaggacccactgacccctcactttaaggagcaagagaacctgctgacccctcacattaaaaaggaagaggaggacccactgacaccctactttaaagaggaagaggaggaccaagagccgccgcacattaaagaggaagaggaggaagagggcatcagtcagcctaaatggttggaggagttcccagtgactggtgtccctgtgaagagtgaaggtgatgaggtgaaaggtgaaagtgaggagaggggagggggggagcctccaagcagcagctcaacacaacacatgacaacagaagctgatggagaccactgtggaggatcacaagcagacaagctcttagctccactatcagatagtgaggacacaacgtcacactctcctgacactgatgatgaagactctaaagatgataagacatgtcacactgacaacactcacttcacatcttctcactgtcacaaaacctttcaataccattgtagtctgaaaacacacatgagaacacacactggagaaaaacctttttcttgttcactctgcagtaaaggttttagacaaagtatcaatttgaaagtacacatgagaacacacactggtgaaaaacctttttcctgttcaacctgtggtaaaggttttgcacaaagtcaggatgtgaaaagacacatgagaacacacactggtgaaaaagctttttcctgttcaatctgtggtaaaggttttacaagaagtacagatgtgaaaagacacatgagaacacacactgggaaAAAAtcgcattcctgttcaatctgcaacagaagcttttgtgaccgatcaaactttgtagcacacatgagaagacacccaggagagaaagtgttgagttgcagtgtgtgtggtgaaagattgtcttctaagtaccagtgtaagaaacacaagtgtgctggtgagaacagcagcagcaaatga